One window of Bacillus sp. THAF10 genomic DNA carries:
- the disA gene encoding DNA integrity scanning diadenylate cyclase DisA, giving the protein MEEQRKKDVMADTLQFIAPGTPIREGINNILRSKTGGLVVVGFNEKVRDMVDGGFSINCSFSPAYVYELAKMDGAIILNEKGTKILYANAQLTPNPTILSTETGMRHRTAERVAKQTGCLVIAISQRRNVITLYKGDFRYALRDIGVIFTKANQAIQTLEKYKTVLDQGITTLGALEFEEQVSLSELLQVVHRIEMVLRIKNEIISYINELGTEGRLIRLQMTELLAHIEEEAILLIKDYCADKDMDAFLILKRLQDMANTDLLDDAVILKMLGYSGFMNQDEMVLPRGYRVLHKIPRLPPLVIENLVCQFQKLKHILTATVEELDEVDGIGEVRARKIKEGLKRIQDQLLIDRQM; this is encoded by the coding sequence ATGGAAGAACAAAGGAAAAAAGATGTAATGGCAGATACCTTGCAATTTATTGCCCCAGGAACGCCAATACGGGAGGGGATTAACAATATCCTTCGCTCGAAAACGGGTGGTCTCGTCGTGGTAGGCTTTAATGAAAAGGTTCGTGATATGGTCGATGGTGGCTTTTCGATTAACTGCTCGTTCAGTCCTGCCTATGTATATGAATTGGCCAAGATGGACGGCGCAATTATTTTAAATGAAAAAGGAACAAAAATCCTTTATGCTAATGCCCAATTAACCCCAAATCCTACCATTCTCTCCACAGAAACGGGGATGAGGCACCGTACGGCCGAGCGTGTGGCCAAGCAAACGGGCTGTCTTGTGATTGCTATTTCTCAGCGCCGAAATGTCATTACCCTTTATAAAGGCGATTTTCGGTATGCACTCCGGGATATCGGGGTTATTTTTACCAAAGCCAATCAAGCAATCCAAACGTTAGAAAAATACAAAACCGTATTGGACCAAGGGATAACTACGCTTGGTGCGCTGGAATTTGAAGAACAAGTTTCACTTTCGGAACTTTTACAGGTTGTGCATCGTATAGAAATGGTATTACGAATTAAAAATGAGATTATTAGCTATATTAATGAGCTGGGAACAGAAGGGCGCCTCATTCGATTGCAAATGACCGAGCTATTGGCACATATTGAGGAAGAAGCAATCTTGCTGATTAAAGATTATTGTGCAGACAAGGATATGGATGCCTTCCTCATTTTAAAGAGGCTTCAGGATATGGCAAATACCGATCTATTAGATGATGCTGTTATTTTGAAGATGCTAGGATACTCAGGTTTTATGAATCAGGATGAAATGGTGCTGCCAAGAGGCTATAGAGTATTGCACAAGATTCCGAGACTTCCTCCCCTTGTTATTGAAAATCTTGTTTGTCAGTTTCAAAAATTAAAGCATATCCTCACCGCTACGGTAGAAGAACTAGATGAAGTAGATGGGATTGGCGAGGTGCGCGCTAGAAAAATAAAAGAAGGCCTGAAGCGAATTCAGGACCAGCTTTTAATAGACCGTCAGATGTAG
- a CDS encoding PIN/TRAM domain-containing protein gives MLRRMVQLFFLILGGTLGIFFIPELFSILNLGDIPFLTKPYTVAILGAIIFFILTFWLVDYVVGFIKWIEESLVKAPVTDVLFGSLGLIFGLIVAYLAVIPLERIPFVSAIFPIFITILLGYLGFQVGFKKRDELVNLFSISSKFGKKKSIEDDELDLSSKKLKILDTSVIIDGRVADICQTGFLEGTIVIPRFVLEELQHIADSSDVLKRNRGRRGLDILNRIQKELAIKVEIYEGNFEDIQEVDSKLVKLAKLTSGVVVTNDFNLNKVCELQNVEVLNINDLANAVKPVVLPGEELTVQVIKDGKEHNQGVAYLDDGTMIVVEEGRDYIGKHIQVLVTSVLQTSAGRMIFAKPKQLERAAL, from the coding sequence ATGTTAAGGCGTATGGTTCAACTTTTCTTTTTAATTCTTGGTGGGACCCTTGGAATATTCTTTATTCCAGAGCTTTTTTCCATCTTAAATCTAGGAGACATTCCTTTTCTTACAAAGCCTTATACTGTTGCGATATTAGGAGCAATTATATTTTTTATCCTTACTTTTTGGTTAGTGGATTATGTAGTTGGATTTATTAAATGGATAGAGGAATCGCTGGTAAAAGCACCAGTAACCGATGTATTATTCGGAAGTCTCGGCCTTATTTTCGGGTTGATTGTTGCCTATCTGGCTGTCATTCCTTTGGAAAGGATTCCATTTGTCAGCGCTATTTTCCCTATATTTATTACTATTCTATTAGGTTATCTTGGATTTCAGGTCGGCTTTAAAAAGCGAGACGAACTGGTGAATCTATTCTCTATCTCATCCAAGTTTGGAAAGAAAAAATCTATAGAGGATGATGAGCTAGACTTGTCCTCTAAGAAGCTAAAAATATTGGATACTAGTGTGATTATAGATGGCAGAGTAGCAGATATTTGTCAGACAGGCTTTTTAGAAGGAACGATTGTCATCCCACGCTTTGTTCTAGAAGAACTTCAGCACATCGCCGACTCATCGGATGTGTTAAAGAGAAATCGAGGCAGACGAGGATTAGATATCTTAAATAGAATTCAAAAAGAACTAGCCATAAAAGTGGAAATTTATGAAGGTAATTTTGAGGATATACAGGAAGTGGACAGTAAGCTTGTAAAATTGGCCAAGCTCACTTCAGGGGTAGTCGTCACAAATGACTTTAACTTAAATAAAGTGTGTGAACTGCAAAATGTGGAAGTGCTAAATATTAATGATCTGGCCAATGCGGTAAAACCGGTTGTCCTTCCTGGTGAAGAGCTGACCGTTCAAGTGATTAAAGACGGCAAAGAACATAATCAAGGAGTTGCCTACCTAGATGATGGCACGATGATTGTGGTAGAGGAAGGCCGCGACTATATCGGAAAGCATATTCAAGTCTTGGTTACGAGCGTATTGCAAACTTCCGCAGGTCGGATGATTTTCGCCAAGCCCAAGCAACTAGAACGGGCCGCATTATAA
- the ispD gene encoding 2-C-methyl-D-erythritol 4-phosphate cytidylyltransferase, with the protein MKYNVIVLAAGQGKRMNAGMNKQFIELAGKPVIIHTLSVFEQDPACMEIKLVINEKETTIFQELLTTYSFQKIKEVTYGGKERQDSVYNGLKATTPEGIVLVHDGARPFITQKVIHRLVHEAANEGAAIVAVPVKDTIKRVNQEGMVEETVERSSLWSIQTPQAFRYPVLMDAHAKAKKTGYLGTDEASLVEKISFPVKIVEGDYENIKLTTPDDLILAKAILEKQKERA; encoded by the coding sequence ATGAAGTATAATGTCATCGTATTAGCGGCAGGACAAGGTAAACGCATGAACGCAGGCATGAACAAACAATTCATCGAACTTGCAGGCAAGCCCGTCATCATTCACACCTTGTCTGTTTTTGAGCAAGACCCAGCCTGCATGGAAATCAAGCTCGTCATCAACGAAAAAGAAACCACCATTTTTCAAGAGCTTCTTACCACCTATTCGTTCCAAAAAATAAAAGAAGTAACGTATGGTGGAAAAGAACGTCAAGATAGTGTGTATAATGGGCTCAAGGCGACGACTCCAGAAGGAATTGTGCTTGTGCATGATGGCGCGAGACCCTTTATCACGCAAAAAGTCATCCACAGACTGGTCCATGAAGCTGCCAACGAAGGAGCGGCGATTGTTGCTGTTCCTGTAAAAGATACCATTAAACGAGTGAATCAAGAGGGAATGGTGGAGGAAACTGTGGAACGATCCAGCCTGTGGTCTATTCAAACTCCGCAAGCATTTCGCTATCCGGTTTTGATGGATGCTCACGCCAAAGCAAAGAAAACAGGCTATTTAGGAACAGATGAAGCGAGTCTTGTTGAAAAAATATCCTTCCCCGTTAAAATAGTAGAAGGCGATTATGAAAATATAAAATTAACCACACCAGATGATTTAATATTAGCTAAAGCTATCTTAGAAAAACAAAAGGAGAGGGCGTAA
- the ispF gene encoding 2-C-methyl-D-erythritol 2,4-cyclodiphosphate synthase — MFRIGQGFDVHQFAENRPLIIGGITIPYEKGLLGHSDADVLLHTISDACLGAIGEGDIGKHFPDTDPAFKNADSAVLMQQVWAIVKEKGYELGNVDCTIIAQKPKMAPYIEPMRKRIAELLEADVECVNVKATTTEKLGFTGREEGIAAQAAVLLRKK, encoded by the coding sequence ATGTTTCGAATTGGACAAGGATTTGATGTACATCAATTTGCAGAAAACCGGCCGTTAATTATTGGAGGAATTACCATACCGTATGAAAAAGGGCTGCTTGGTCATTCGGATGCAGACGTTCTTTTACATACGATTTCTGACGCATGTCTTGGCGCAATAGGCGAAGGAGACATTGGCAAGCATTTTCCCGATACAGATCCAGCCTTTAAAAATGCAGATTCCGCGGTGTTGATGCAACAGGTCTGGGCGATAGTAAAGGAAAAAGGCTATGAGCTTGGGAATGTAGACTGTACGATTATTGCACAAAAGCCCAAAATGGCTCCTTATATTGAACCGATGCGAAAACGAATTGCGGAGCTGTTAGAAGCAGACGTGGAGTGTGTCAATGTTAAAGCCACCACAACGGAAAAGCTGGGCTTTACGGGTAGAGAAGAAGGAATCGCTGCCCAGGCTGCTGTGTTGTTACGAAAGAAATAG